Proteins co-encoded in one Gossypium arboreum isolate Shixiya-1 chromosome 11, ASM2569848v2, whole genome shotgun sequence genomic window:
- the LOC108472922 gene encoding probable indole-3-pyruvate monooxygenase YUCCA10 — translation MEEIVVLIVGAGPSGLATSACLSVHSIPHIILEKEDIYASLWKKRAYDRLKLHLAKEFCSLPFKPHSPDSPTYIPKDMFVDYLDDYVKTFNIQPKYQRHVESASYDEADGKWRIEAKNVLTGGVEVYVAEFLVVASGENSGKYIPELPGLDSFSGETLHSSEYKSGAKYENKEVLVVGCGNSGMEIAYDLSNYGVQTAIVIRNPVHVVTKETVRIGMIFSKYLPIFIVDIMAVLMSKILYGDLSKYGIRRPTKGPFYLKATAGRAPVIDVGTVAKIKSKEIKVVPAISSIDGKKVLFEDGAEREFDVIVFATGYRSVANNWLKDFKHVLNETGMPKNDFPHHWKGEKNLYCCGLSRRGLFGVSMDASAIADDIEKVVTEKMNK, via the exons atgGAAGAAATTGTGGTACTGATTGTTGGTGCTGGACCTTCTGGTCTTGCAACTTCTGCATGCTTATCAGTTCATTCCATCCCTCATATCATCCTTGAAAAAGAAGATATTTATGCTTCCCTTTGGAAGAAAAGAGCTTATGATCGGTTGAAACTCCATTTAGCCAAAGAATTTTGTTCCTTGCCGTTCAAACCCCATTCACCCGATAGCCCTACTTACATACCCAAAGACATGTTCGTCGACTATCTCGATGACTACGTCAAGACGTTTAACATCCAGCCTAAATATCAACGACATGTTGAATCGGCTTCTTACGATGAAGCTGATGGGAAATGGCGGATCGAGGCCAAGAATGTACTGACAGGGGGTGTTGAAGTTTATGTTGCTGAGTTCTTGGTGGTGGCTTCAGGCGAAAACAGTGGCAAATACATCCCGGAGCTGCCGGGGTTGGATAGCTTTAGCGGTGAAACCCTCCATTCCAGCGAGTACAAATCGGGTGCCAAGTATGAAAACAAGGAGGTCTTGGTCGTTGGTTGTGGTAATTCTGGTATGGAGATAGCTTATGATCTATCAAATTACGGAGTTCAAACTGCCATTGTTATTAGAAACCCT GTTCATGTGGTGACCAAAGAAACTGTGAGGATAGGGATGATATTCTCCAAGTATCTCCCCATTTTTATAGTGGATATCATGGCCGTACTGATGTCGAAAATATTATATGGCGATCTATCCAAGTATGGGATCCGTAGGCCAACCAAAGGTCCTTTTTATCTGAAAGCGACAGCGGGGAGAGCTCCTGTTATTGATGTTGGAACTGTCGCCAAAATCAAGTCTAAAGAGATTAAG GTTGTTCCAGCGATATCAAGTATTGATGGGAAGAAGGTGTTGTTTGAAGATGGTGCTGAAAGAGAATTCGATGTGATTGTTTTTGCAACTGGCTATCGAAGTGTAGCTAATAACTGGCTTAAG GATTTTAAACATGTTCTGAATGAAACCGGGATGCCTAAAAATGACTTCCCACACCattggaaaggagaaaagaacTTGTACTGCTGTGGATTATCAAGGAGGGGACTGTTTGGTGTGTCCATGGATGCATCCGCTATTGCTGATGACATTGAAAAGGTTGTTACTGAGAAAATGAACAAGTGA